In one window of Burkholderia cenocepacia DNA:
- a CDS encoding TauD/TfdA family dioxygenase has protein sequence MTLLSLPTLDDLRIEPGLPTVVSPRGSDGMSIDDVAPLAREIAADTLERAGGVLFTGFHVPSIDAFQQFAASFGDPLIGYEYASTPRSQVEGAVYTSTEYPPHRAIPLHNEQSYTREWPLRIWFHCALAAPKGGATPIADSRAVYRALDPALVARFERRELLYVRNFGQGLDLPWQQSFGTDEPAEVERMCAARGIECAWRTDDDGELLLRTRERCQAVARHPRTGERVWFNQANLFHLSALDDDMQEALVDAVGLENVPRNVYYGDGEPLEADALAQIRGVLDQQRIVFPWRTGDVLMLDNMLTAHARDPFEGPRKVVVAMAQSYTVPRDRTED, from the coding sequence ATGACCCTGCTTTCGTTGCCGACGCTCGACGACCTGCGTATCGAGCCGGGGCTGCCCACCGTCGTGTCGCCGCGCGGCAGCGATGGAATGTCGATCGACGACGTCGCGCCGCTGGCGCGCGAGATCGCGGCCGACACGCTCGAACGGGCGGGCGGCGTGCTGTTCACGGGCTTTCACGTGCCGTCGATCGACGCGTTCCAGCAATTCGCGGCCTCGTTCGGCGATCCGCTGATCGGCTATGAATACGCGTCGACGCCGCGCAGCCAGGTCGAAGGCGCGGTCTACACGTCGACCGAATACCCGCCGCACCGCGCGATTCCGCTGCACAACGAGCAGTCGTACACGCGCGAATGGCCGCTGCGGATCTGGTTCCACTGCGCGCTGGCCGCGCCGAAGGGCGGGGCGACGCCGATCGCGGACAGCCGTGCCGTGTATCGCGCGCTCGATCCCGCGCTCGTCGCGCGCTTCGAGAGGCGCGAGCTGCTGTACGTGCGCAATTTCGGGCAGGGGCTCGATCTGCCGTGGCAGCAGTCGTTCGGCACCGACGAGCCGGCCGAGGTCGAGCGGATGTGCGCGGCGCGCGGCATCGAATGTGCGTGGCGCACCGACGACGACGGCGAGCTGCTGCTGCGCACGCGCGAACGCTGCCAGGCCGTCGCGCGTCATCCGCGCACCGGCGAGCGCGTGTGGTTCAACCAGGCAAACCTGTTTCACCTGTCGGCGCTCGACGACGACATGCAGGAAGCGCTCGTCGACGCGGTCGGGCTCGAGAACGTGCCGCGCAACGTGTATTACGGCGATGGCGAGCCGCTGGAGGCGGATGCGCTCGCGCAGATCCGCGGCGTGCTCGACCAGCAGCGCATCGTGTTCCCGTGGCGCACCGGCGACGTGCTGATGCTCGACAACATGCTGACCGCGCATGCCCGCGACCCGTTCGAGGGGCCGCGCAAGGTCGTCGTCGCGATGGCGCAGAGTTACACGGTCCCGCGCGACCGAACGGAGGATTGA
- a CDS encoding ABC transporter ATP-binding protein encodes MTRSTAALAARGLSVGYRDHVVIDGLDLSIAAGRVTALCGPNGCGKSTLLRTLAGLQPARAGHVEVNGQPLASFRRRALARELTMLAQFNQIPSGLTVRELVAYGRYAYGGFLRGLSRADHAAIDEALDTSGLAGDAERDVGALSGGERQRAWIAMALAQQAPIVLLDEPTTYLDIHHQLDILDALRALNRARGLTIVWVLHDLNQAAAYSDEIVLMRAGRLVAQGTPDAMLDPARLRAAFGVEMLKLAHPQTGAPMCVPAYGPSTDAAPQAAGVFDRDLAV; translated from the coding sequence ATGACGCGTAGTACCGCCGCGCTTGCCGCGCGCGGGCTGTCGGTGGGATATCGCGACCATGTCGTGATCGACGGGCTGGACCTGTCGATCGCGGCCGGCCGCGTAACCGCGCTGTGCGGACCGAACGGCTGCGGCAAGAGCACGCTGCTGCGCACGCTGGCCGGCCTGCAGCCCGCGCGTGCCGGCCATGTCGAAGTGAACGGCCAGCCGCTCGCGTCGTTTCGCCGTCGCGCGCTCGCGCGCGAGCTGACGATGCTCGCGCAGTTCAACCAGATTCCGTCGGGGCTCACCGTGCGCGAGCTCGTCGCGTACGGGCGCTATGCGTACGGCGGTTTCCTGCGCGGCCTGTCGCGCGCCGATCATGCGGCGATCGACGAGGCGCTCGACACGAGCGGCCTCGCGGGCGACGCGGAGCGCGACGTCGGCGCGCTGTCGGGCGGCGAACGCCAGCGCGCGTGGATCGCGATGGCGCTCGCGCAGCAGGCGCCGATCGTGCTGCTCGACGAACCGACGACCTATCTCGACATTCATCACCAGCTCGACATCCTCGATGCGCTGCGCGCGCTGAACCGCGCGCGCGGACTGACGATCGTGTGGGTGCTGCACGACCTGAACCAGGCGGCCGCGTACAGCGACGAGATCGTGCTGATGCGCGCGGGCCGTCTCGTCGCGCAAGGCACGCCCGACGCGATGCTCGACCCGGCGCGGTTGCGCGCGGCGTTCGGCGTCGAGATGCTGAAGCTCGCGCATCCGCAGACGGGCGCGCCGATGTGCGTACCGGCCTACGGGCCGTCGACCGACGCCGCGCCGCAGGCGGCCGGCGTGTTCGATCGGGATCTCGCCGTATGA
- the fhuB gene encoding Fe(3+)-hydroxamate ABC transporter permease FhuB: MTTFAMRKRLAATGRGATRGRAGAIAFGLVALIALLAALRIAPDLRVWWDAAPGSDAASLAHVFLFDLNLPRVAAALVAGGCLGIAGALFQSLTRNPLASPDLLGVTGGAQLGLLAAMLVPALAGVATVPLLFVCGLVAAACAIVAAGGWRATPLRLVLAGSVCMLLFAALSTLVLAFFEQNIAGAALWTNGSLYQPGATGLVLAARWLVVPLAALPFVIRPLNPLTLGDDAAAAAGVRVDATRLAATIVAVAFTSVAVSIAGPLSYVGLVAPNLLRQVRGARAARLGVLVPLSALAGGALVLVTDSAVLASGLDATLSTGVAIALVGTPLMLAMIRRGAAWSGVLHADAERATGGGSTRLVGWLERLGWPLRTVLFVMAGVLVVFVGVSAGPEWLSPARWSAALSGHDPLARMLIDLRMPRLLCALLAGALLAVSGVAMQSVVRNPLAGPEVLGVTQGAGLVTLFALSTWPLMGHVTLAAAALIGGGLSLAITLALNHRHRYAPLAVALTGIVIGALWTTLAQWLITQESVQPARFVVWLVGGTYGRSWGEVSMLLPWCVLAVPVFAWLAKPLDMLALGDDQAAALGLPVAALRPLALTIATLAACAAVAAVGPVGFIGLMAPHVATMLGARRHRTRLWLAAACGALILGVADLAARTVVAPREVPAGVLTALIGAPYLLGLLILEGRRARRAGR, translated from the coding sequence ATGACGACGTTCGCGATGCGCAAGCGCCTCGCGGCGACGGGCAGAGGGGCGACCCGCGGGCGAGCCGGCGCGATCGCGTTCGGCCTCGTCGCGTTGATCGCGCTGCTCGCGGCGCTGCGGATCGCCCCCGATCTGCGCGTGTGGTGGGACGCGGCGCCCGGCAGCGATGCCGCGTCGCTCGCGCACGTGTTCCTGTTCGACCTGAATCTGCCGCGCGTGGCGGCCGCGCTCGTCGCGGGCGGCTGCCTCGGCATCGCCGGCGCGCTGTTCCAGTCGCTCACGCGCAATCCGCTCGCGTCGCCCGACCTGCTCGGCGTGACGGGCGGCGCCCAGCTCGGCCTGCTCGCGGCGATGCTGGTGCCGGCGCTGGCGGGCGTCGCGACGGTGCCGCTGCTGTTCGTGTGCGGGCTCGTCGCGGCCGCGTGCGCGATCGTCGCGGCGGGCGGCTGGCGTGCGACGCCGTTGCGGCTCGTGCTCGCGGGCAGCGTATGCATGCTGCTGTTCGCCGCGCTGTCGACACTGGTGCTCGCGTTCTTCGAGCAGAACATCGCGGGCGCCGCGCTGTGGACCAACGGCAGCCTGTACCAGCCGGGCGCGACGGGCCTCGTGCTCGCCGCGCGCTGGCTCGTCGTGCCGCTCGCCGCGCTGCCGTTCGTGATCCGGCCGCTGAATCCGCTCACGCTCGGCGACGATGCGGCGGCCGCGGCCGGCGTGCGCGTCGATGCGACGCGGCTTGCCGCGACGATCGTCGCGGTCGCGTTCACGAGCGTGGCCGTCAGCATCGCGGGCCCGCTGTCGTACGTCGGCCTCGTCGCGCCGAACCTGCTGCGCCAGGTGCGCGGCGCGCGCGCGGCGCGGCTCGGCGTGCTGGTGCCGCTGTCGGCGCTTGCCGGTGGCGCGCTCGTGCTCGTCACCGACAGCGCGGTGCTCGCGTCGGGCCTCGACGCGACGCTGTCGACCGGCGTCGCGATCGCGCTGGTCGGCACGCCGCTGATGCTCGCGATGATCCGGCGCGGCGCCGCGTGGTCGGGCGTGCTGCATGCGGATGCCGAACGCGCGACGGGCGGCGGCTCGACGCGGCTCGTCGGCTGGCTCGAACGGCTCGGCTGGCCGTTGCGCACCGTGCTGTTCGTCATGGCGGGCGTGCTGGTGGTTTTCGTCGGCGTGTCCGCCGGCCCCGAGTGGCTGTCGCCGGCGCGCTGGTCGGCGGCGCTGTCCGGTCACGATCCGCTCGCGCGCATGCTGATCGACCTGCGCATGCCGCGCCTGCTGTGCGCGCTGCTCGCCGGCGCGTTGCTGGCGGTCAGCGGCGTCGCGATGCAGAGCGTCGTGCGCAATCCGCTCGCGGGCCCCGAAGTACTCGGCGTCACGCAGGGCGCGGGGCTCGTCACGCTGTTCGCGTTGTCGACGTGGCCGCTGATGGGTCATGTGACGCTTGCGGCGGCGGCGCTGATCGGAGGCGGGCTGTCGCTCGCGATCACGCTCGCGCTGAATCACCGGCATCGCTACGCGCCGCTCGCGGTCGCGCTGACCGGCATCGTGATCGGCGCGTTGTGGACCACGCTCGCGCAATGGCTGATCACGCAGGAAAGCGTGCAACCCGCGCGTTTCGTCGTGTGGCTCGTCGGCGGCACGTATGGCCGCAGCTGGGGCGAGGTATCAATGCTGCTGCCGTGGTGCGTGCTCGCGGTGCCGGTGTTCGCGTGGCTCGCGAAACCGCTCGACATGCTCGCGCTCGGCGACGACCAGGCGGCCGCGCTCGGCCTGCCGGTGGCCGCGCTGCGGCCGCTCGCGCTGACGATCGCGACGCTCGCCGCGTGCGCGGCCGTCGCGGCGGTCGGGCCGGTCGGCTTCATCGGGCTGATGGCGCCGCACGTTGCGACGATGCTCGGCGCGCGCCGGCATCGCACGCGGCTGTGGCTCGCGGCGGCGTGCGGCGCGCTGATCCTCGGCGTCGCGGATCTCGCGGCGCGCACCGTCGTCGCGCCGCGCGAGGTGCCGGCCGGCGTGCTGACCGCGCTGATCGGCGCGCCGTACCTGCTCGGTCTGCTGATTCTCGAGGGGCGCCGCGCCCGGCGCGCGGGGCGATGA
- the fhuF gene encoding siderophore-iron reductase FhuF, with the protein MTPALDGARATRFSAFAPQPFAEHLDVVWLGMPDDVHAPGRVVVPVSALPAHRDAVLGAMVDHYGGDPAQHARALMSQWSKYYFGRAAPAGVVAALTLGRPLDMTPERTFVALDDGMPAALYFASDALGAPCDDPAPRYAGLIAHLGAVIDLLAAMGRVTPRVLWSNAGNLLDYLLETYRSLPCAADPVGDANWLFGSTCVRGESNPLRMPVRDAVPRSPLLPTPFRARRVCCLRYEIPGETQLCGSCPLLLTMDDAALAEQDAIR; encoded by the coding sequence ATGACGCCGGCGCTCGACGGCGCGCGCGCCACGCGCTTTTCGGCGTTCGCGCCGCAACCGTTCGCCGAGCACCTCGACGTCGTCTGGCTCGGCATGCCCGACGATGTGCACGCGCCGGGCCGCGTCGTCGTGCCCGTCAGCGCGTTGCCCGCCCACCGCGACGCCGTGCTCGGCGCGATGGTCGACCATTACGGCGGCGATCCGGCGCAGCATGCGCGCGCGCTGATGTCGCAATGGAGCAAATATTATTTCGGCCGCGCGGCGCCGGCCGGCGTCGTCGCCGCGCTGACGCTCGGCCGGCCGCTCGACATGACGCCCGAGCGCACGTTCGTCGCGCTCGACGACGGGATGCCGGCCGCGCTGTATTTCGCGAGCGATGCGCTCGGCGCGCCGTGCGACGATCCCGCGCCGCGCTATGCGGGGCTCATCGCGCATCTCGGCGCGGTGATCGACCTGCTCGCGGCGATGGGCCGCGTCACGCCGCGCGTGCTGTGGAGCAACGCGGGCAACCTGCTCGACTATCTGCTCGAGACGTATCGTTCGCTGCCGTGCGCGGCCGATCCCGTGGGGGACGCGAACTGGCTGTTCGGTTCGACCTGCGTGCGCGGCGAATCGAATCCGCTGCGCATGCCGGTGCGCGATGCCGTGCCGCGCTCGCCGCTGCTGCCGACGCCGTTTCGCGCGCGCCGCGTGTGCTGCCTGCGCTACGAAATTCCTGGAGAAACGCAACTGTGTGGAAGCTGCCCCCTGCTACTGACGATGGACGACGCGGCGCTGGCCGAGCAGGACGCGATCCGGTGA
- a CDS encoding ABC transporter substrate-binding protein translates to MTHAGRRHALGALAAALGAACCGAFSASAAAASVAGGAGGSQRAVSLAGNPVVSQASAKMPVRPQRVVALDFMFAESVIALDLVPVGMADTAFYPGWLGYRSEQLAHVTDIGSRQEPGLEAIAAVKPDLIIGVGFRHAPIFDALDRIAPTILFQFSPNVSEDGVPVTQLDWMRQIFRTIGAVTGRDARAQAVEAQLDAGIARNATRLAAAGRHGERVALLQDLGLPDRYWAYTGNSTSAGLARALGLEPWPKKPTREGTLYVTSADLLRQRDLAVLFVTASGMDVPLSAKLDSPVWRFVPALKEHRIALIERNIWGFGGPMSALKLADVMTDTMLKLPAVR, encoded by the coding sequence GTGACGCACGCCGGCCGCCGGCACGCGCTCGGTGCACTCGCGGCAGCGCTTGGCGCCGCGTGCTGCGGCGCGTTTTCCGCATCGGCGGCGGCCGCCTCCGTGGCCGGGGGCGCGGGCGGTTCGCAACGCGCCGTGTCGCTGGCCGGCAATCCCGTCGTGTCGCAGGCCAGCGCGAAGATGCCCGTGCGGCCGCAGCGCGTGGTCGCGCTCGACTTCATGTTCGCGGAAAGCGTGATCGCGCTCGACCTCGTGCCGGTCGGGATGGCCGATACGGCGTTCTACCCAGGCTGGCTCGGTTATCGGAGCGAGCAGCTCGCGCACGTGACCGACATCGGCTCGCGGCAGGAGCCAGGGCTCGAGGCGATCGCGGCGGTCAAGCCGGATCTCATCATCGGCGTCGGTTTCCGGCACGCGCCGATTTTCGACGCACTCGACCGGATCGCGCCGACGATCCTGTTCCAGTTCAGCCCGAACGTGTCGGAAGACGGCGTGCCGGTCACGCAGCTCGACTGGATGCGGCAGATTTTCCGGACGATCGGCGCGGTGACGGGGCGCGACGCGCGCGCGCAGGCGGTCGAAGCACAACTCGACGCCGGCATCGCGCGCAACGCGACGCGGCTCGCGGCCGCGGGCCGCCACGGCGAGCGCGTCGCGCTGCTGCAGGATCTCGGCTTGCCCGATCGTTACTGGGCCTATACGGGCAACAGCACGTCGGCGGGCCTCGCGCGAGCGCTCGGGCTCGAGCCGTGGCCGAAGAAGCCGACGCGGGAAGGCACGCTGTACGTGACGTCGGCCGATCTGCTGCGGCAGCGCGACCTCGCCGTGCTGTTCGTGACCGCGTCTGGGATGGACGTGCCGTTGTCGGCGAAACTCGATTCGCCGGTGTGGCGCTTCGTGCCCGCACTGAAAGAACACCGGATCGCGCTGATCGAGCGCAACATCTGGGGGTTCGGCGGGCCGATGTCGGCGCTGAAGCTGGCCGACGTGATGACCGACACGATGTTGAAGCTGCCGGCCGTGCGTTGA
- a CDS encoding cyclic peptide export ABC transporter: protein MTAAHEPSSPPSLDASPGRPAARLILALLRESRVSLTLALTACVLNGVASVLLVATLNRALSQPGAADAALAWRFALCAVIALVTRIVSGTLFARLSQDTMARLRVHLARRVGAAELRDIERIGAAPVQSVLTDDATNVSMLFFALPNLVMHGSIVFGCLGYLAWLSWPVCLLALAAIIAGSLGYHTGDRRAIAALEAAGQAQDRLFGYLGSLFSGAKELKLHDARARQFVDGQLGAAIGEVRDHRRRAFSAYAVGVGWIIFLFYVFLGVASFWPQLGVHADPATAAGYVVVFLFMLVPLDGLLNNLPTVNAARVSLGRIEGVMAEFGALRTVPPAADAPDVPPAGAVTLRGVTHAYFHERDERMFSIGPIDLTIKPGELVFIVGGNGSGKTTLAKVLTGLYEPEQGTIEVDGRTIGWRERAAYRQRFSAVFNDFHLFDALLGIVDPDDPSRAQADARANALVAKLALDHKVKVVDGAFSTRALSTGQRKRLALVVAYLEDRPFYLFDEWAADQDPSFKAVFYEQLLPELRARGKAVIVITHDDRYFNLADRLLKLDNGRIVSDTQPARLRAQDGVDALSA from the coding sequence ATGACAGCCGCCCACGAGCCTTCTTCCCCGCCGTCCCTCGACGCTTCCCCCGGCCGCCCCGCGGCGCGCCTGATCCTTGCGCTGCTGCGCGAAAGCCGCGTGTCGCTCACGCTGGCGCTCACCGCATGCGTGCTGAACGGCGTCGCGAGCGTGCTGCTCGTCGCGACGCTGAACCGCGCGCTGTCGCAACCGGGCGCCGCCGACGCGGCGCTCGCGTGGCGCTTCGCCCTGTGCGCGGTGATCGCGCTCGTCACGCGGATCGTGTCGGGCACGCTGTTCGCCCGCCTGTCGCAGGACACGATGGCGCGCTTGCGCGTGCATCTGGCGCGGCGCGTCGGCGCGGCCGAGCTGCGCGACATCGAGCGGATCGGCGCGGCGCCCGTGCAGTCGGTGCTGACCGACGACGCGACCAACGTGTCGATGCTGTTCTTCGCGCTGCCGAACCTGGTCATGCACGGCTCGATCGTGTTCGGCTGCCTCGGCTATCTGGCGTGGCTGTCGTGGCCCGTGTGCCTGCTGGCGCTGGCCGCGATCATCGCCGGCTCGCTCGGCTATCACACCGGCGATCGCCGCGCGATCGCGGCGCTCGAAGCCGCCGGCCAGGCGCAGGACCGCCTGTTCGGCTATCTCGGCTCGCTGTTCTCCGGCGCGAAGGAGCTGAAGCTGCACGACGCGCGCGCCCGCCAGTTCGTCGACGGCCAGCTCGGCGCCGCGATCGGCGAAGTGCGCGACCACCGCCGCCGTGCGTTCAGCGCGTATGCGGTCGGGGTCGGCTGGATCATCTTCCTGTTCTACGTGTTCCTCGGCGTCGCGTCGTTCTGGCCGCAGCTCGGCGTGCATGCCGATCCGGCCACGGCGGCCGGCTACGTCGTCGTGTTCCTGTTCATGCTCGTGCCGCTCGACGGCCTGCTGAACAACCTGCCGACCGTCAATGCGGCGCGCGTGTCGCTCGGGCGGATCGAAGGCGTGATGGCCGAATTCGGCGCGCTGCGCACGGTGCCGCCCGCGGCCGATGCGCCCGACGTGCCGCCGGCCGGCGCCGTCACGCTGCGCGGCGTCACGCACGCGTATTTCCACGAACGCGACGAACGGATGTTCAGCATCGGGCCGATCGACCTGACGATCAAGCCGGGCGAGCTCGTGTTCATCGTCGGCGGCAACGGCAGCGGCAAGACCACGCTCGCGAAGGTGCTGACCGGGCTCTACGAGCCCGAGCAAGGCACGATCGAGGTCGACGGCCGCACGATCGGCTGGCGCGAGCGCGCGGCCTACCGGCAGCGCTTCAGCGCGGTGTTCAACGATTTCCACCTGTTCGATGCGCTGCTCGGCATCGTCGACCCCGACGATCCGTCGCGTGCGCAGGCCGATGCACGGGCGAACGCGCTCGTCGCGAAACTCGCGCTCGATCACAAGGTGAAGGTGGTCGACGGCGCGTTCTCGACGCGCGCGCTGTCGACCGGCCAGCGCAAGCGGCTCGCGCTCGTCGTCGCGTACCTGGAAGATCGCCCGTTCTACCTGTTCGACGAATGGGCGGCCGACCAGGACCCGTCGTTCAAGGCCGTGTTCTACGAGCAACTGCTGCCGGAGCTGCGCGCGCGCGGCAAGGCCGTGATCGTGATCACGCACGACGACCGCTACTTCAACCTCGCCGACCGTCTGCTGAAGCTCGACAACGGGCGCATCGTCAGCGATACGCAACCGGCGCGCCTGCGTGCGCAGGATGGCGTCGATGCGCTGAGCGCGTAA